One stretch of Rana temporaria chromosome 10, aRanTem1.1, whole genome shotgun sequence DNA includes these proteins:
- the ZNF362 gene encoding zinc finger protein 362, which yields MAEPRFNNPYFWPPPPAMPSQLDNLVLINKIKEQLMAEKIRPPHLPPTSVPSQQSLLIPSSPAETSQSVMSLQKLQQVPGLHPQAVPQPDVALHARPATSSVTGLGLLSSRTNVNTSESSTGTSSGNPSIPTSNSQTRLIATSPTLISGLTSQPMLDTIKTIQGHSLLGPSKPERGRKKIKAENHPGTPVLVVPYPILASGDIGKEGKTYRCKVCPLTFFSKSEMQIHSKSHTEAKPHKCPHCSKSFANASYLAQHLRIHLGVKPYHCSYCEKSFRQLSHLQQHTRIHTGDRPYKCPQPACEKAFTQLSNLQSHQRQHNKDKPYKCPNCYRAYTDSASLQIHLSAHAVKHAKAYCCSMCGRAYTSETYLMKHMSKHTVVEHLVNHHSPQRTDSPGIPVRISLI from the exons ATGGCCGAACCGCGCTTTAACAATCCCTATTTTTGGCCTCCGCCTCCAGCGATGCCCAGCCAG TTGGATAACCTGGTGTTAATCAATAAGATCAAGGAACAACTGATGGCGGAAAAGATCCGACCTCCTCACCTGCCTCCTACTTCCGTCCCTTCGCAGCAATCTCTGCTCATCCCCTCCTCGCCAGCGGAGACCAGCCAGTCCGTCATGTCTCTACAGAAGCTACAGCAAGTCCCAGGACTGCACCCACAAGCTGTCCCTCAGCCAGACGTGGCGCTGCATGCCCGGCCTGCAACCAGCTCTGTCACAG GGCTGGGCCTTTTATCGTCCCGCACAAACGTCAACACTTCAGAATCCAGCACCGGTACCAGCAGCGGTAACCCCTCCATTCCAACTTCCAACAGCCAGACTCGACTTATCGCCACCTCCCCGACCCTCATCTCAGGACTCACCAGCCAACCAATGCTGGACACCATAAAGACCATCCAGGGGCACAGCCTGCTGGGGCCCTCCAAACCTGAGAGGGGGCGCAAGAAAATCAAGGCGGAGAACCACCCTGGAACCCCAGTGCTTGTTGTCCCCTACCCCATCCTGGCTTCAGGAGATATTGGAAAAGAGGGCAAGACCTACAG GTGTAAAGTTTGCCCCCTGACCTTCTTCTCCAAGTCAGAGATGCAGATTCACTCCAAATCCCACACAGAGGCCAAACCTCATAAGTGCCCGCATTGTTCCAAATCGTTTGCCAATGCTTCATATCTAGCACAGCATCTGCGCATCCACCTCGGTGTCAAACCCTATCACTGCTCGTACTGTGAGAAATCCTTCCGCCAGCTCTCTCATCTCCAGCAGCACACCAG gattcatACTGGTGACCGGCCTTACAAGTGCCCGCAGCCTGCCTGTGAGAAGGCGTTCACCCAGCTCTCCAATCTGCAG TCTCACCAGCGACAGCACAATAAAGACAAGCCGTACAAGTGTCCTAACTGTTACCGGGCGTACACGGACTCCGCCTCGCTTCAGATCCACCTCTCGGCCCACGCGGTGAAACACGCCAAGGCGTACTGCtgcagtatgtgcgggagagcATACACCTCT GAGACCTATTTGATGAAGCATATGTCCAAGCACACAGTGGTCGAGCACCTGGTCAATCATCATTCTCCTCAGAGGACCGACTCTCCTGGCATTCCTGTTAGAATTTCCCTCATATAA